Proteins from a genomic interval of Taeniopygia guttata chromosome 33, bTaeGut7.mat, whole genome shotgun sequence:
- the RPS19 gene encoding small ribosomal subunit protein eS19, translated as MPGVTVKDVNQQEFVRALAAFLKKSGKLKVPDWADTVKLAKHKELAPYDENWFYTRAASTARHLYLRGGAGVGSMAKVYGGRQRRGVRPSHFSRGSGAVARRVLQALEALKVVEKDQDGGRKLTPQGQRDLDRIAGQVAAASKKH; from the exons CAGCAGGAGTTCGTCAGGGCGCTGGCGGCGTTCCTGAAGAA GTCCGGTAAGCTGAAGGTGCCGGACTGGGCGGACACGGTGAAGTTGGCCAAGCACAAGGAGCTGGCGCCGTACGACGAGAACTGGTTCTACACGCGGGCAG CCTCCACAGCCCGGCACCTGTACctgcggggcggggcgggcgtGGGCTCCATGGCCAAGGTGTACGGGGGCCGGCAGCGCCGCGGCGTCCGGCCCAGCCACTTCAGCCGCGGCTCCGGCGCCGTGGCCAGGAGGGTCCTGCAGGCCCTGGAGGCGCTCAAGGTGGTGGAGAAGGACCAGGACGG GGGCCGCAAGCTGACTCCGCAGGGGCAGCGGGACCTGGATCGCATCGCTGGGCAG GTTGCCGCTGCCAGCAAGAAGCACTGA